The Saprospiraceae bacterium genome contains the following window.
CAGGTCTTCAAGTTTTTTAAGATTGTTACGGGTATATTTCATGGTATCTAAACAATATTCCGAAGGGTAAAGCTATAAATAATTCAATCAATATAAAAAAAATAAATATGTTAAACCTTAAGAATATTGGGGTAATGTATATAGAAAAAACAAAATGAAATCTATTTTGAGCTTCATTTTTCAAAAGCTTTAAATTTGAACCATGATTAAAATAGTGATTCCTGCTTTAGTGTTTGTGCTGTTTTCAACAAATATACTTGAAAGTCAGATCTTTGGAGGGGGTCTTCAGGCGTCAGGCTGCTTGTCTCAGATTGATGGAGACAAGGTCTTTGGATTCCATAAACCCGGATATCAATTGGCAGTTTATGGAACTGCCCGGATTTCTAAAATTACGGATCTGGAAATTCAATTTTCTTTTAATCAAAGAGGCAGCAGAAGCACAAAAAATGATTTGACCGATATAAAATTCACCCTCAATTATCTGGATGTCCCGGTATTATTTGTTGTAAAGGACTGGATTAATCTGGAAGCAGATCAGGAATACTACCGTATGCATTTTTTTGGCGGCTTTTCAGTCGGCAAATTGGTATCTAGCTCTAGTTTTAGTGGGGTCGATAAAGATTTCAAACCGTTTGATTTTAGTTGGCTCGCAGGCCTAAAATATTTTTATACTGAAAATTGGGCTTTAACCGCAAGGTACACCAGATCTTTACTACCTATTTATAAGTATCCGGATGGCAATCGGGAAATCAAAATGATTAGTTATTTTATATCTTTGGGCCTCAATTATAAATTCAATTAAGTCTTTTTCTATGCGGATTTTGAGAACAACGCTCCTAATTATAATATTCCTACAGCTTATTATAGCCTGTAA
Protein-coding sequences here:
- a CDS encoding PorT family protein yields the protein MIKIVIPALVFVLFSTNILESQIFGGGLQASGCLSQIDGDKVFGFHKPGYQLAVYGTARISKITDLEIQFSFNQRGSRSTKNDLTDIKFTLNYLDVPVLFVVKDWINLEADQEYYRMHFFGGFSVGKLVSSSSFSGVDKDFKPFDFSWLAGLKYFYTENWALTARYTRSLLPIYKYPDGNREIKMISYFISLGLNYKFN